A window of the Podarcis raffonei isolate rPodRaf1 chromosome 4, rPodRaf1.pri, whole genome shotgun sequence genome harbors these coding sequences:
- the LOC128412347 gene encoding vitelline membrane outer layer protein 1-like → MDLSIGTALFLIFSSYLSDAKTRKYTTVLSVPNGGPWGVWGPIEFCREGHANGFKLMVRPLQLKDDTSLNGIRLICTDGSEIQSALGRYGRWTKKETCPKGRLISFSLRVLEPQGEWVDDTSANNIKFRCEDGLVLPGHSIDWGTYGPWSAICPKGAICGIQTRIDSELGTGDITGLNDVLFYCCD, encoded by the exons ATGGACCTCTCTATAGGTACTGCGCTCTTCTTGATCTTCTCCAGCTACCTCTCGGATGCAAAAACCCGAAAGTATACCACGGTACTCTCAGTGCCAAATGGAGGGCCATGGGGTGTCTGGGGACCCATAGAATTCTGTCGCGAAGGACATGCAAATGGATTCAAATTGATG GTAAGACCATTACAGTTAAAAGATGATACATCTCTGAATGGCATCCGCCTCATTTGCACGGATGGCTCAGAAATTCAATCTGCTCTTGGACG GTATGGACGATGGACAAAGAAGGAGACTTGTCCTAAAGGCCGTCTAATCTCATTTTCTCTGAGAGTACTAGAACCACAAGGAGAATGGGTGGATGATACATCTGCTAACAATATCAAGTTCCGCTGTGAAGATGGGCTTGTCCTGCCAGGCCATTCAATTGACTGGGGTACGTATGGTCCATGGAGTGCAATCTGTCCTAAAGGCGCCATATGTGGAATTCAGACAAGAATTGACAGTGAGTTGGGAACAGGTGACATCACAGGACTTAACGATGTGCTGTTCTACTGCTGCGACTGA